The DNA sequence GTCCCGAGCGCCGGAACTATTTAACGGAGTTGAGTTAGAGGCGATGAGTGAGCTAGGTCTGAGAGATTACGCTGAACTCCTTGAAGATCTTAATAGGGGTGGCAGTCCGGAAGCCAGGCTGGTTAAGCTCTCAGACGCGGTAGCAACATACCTCCAGGGGCTCAGATATCTCAAAACAGGGTACGGTAACGTCGCAGAGATAGTCGCTAACACTAAAAACACTATAGAGAGAATACTCGACATCTGGATTCCTGATGCATGCATTCCAACATTGAGGAAGACGCTGAGAATGATAGGTGTGGAGGTTTAACGGTAGATCTAGTAGAAAAGCTCCTCCAGCGAATTCATGAATATCTCGTCAACCTCCTCAACCTTATCTCCCCAACCAATCCTATCGTAGAACCTCCTAACAAACTTTAAAGTACCTATCACTTTATCCCTGTTCCTCAGCTTAATCACCAAAGCATTTGTCTAAACAAAGTTTTTATATTTTGTCGTAAATAGGGTTGGAGGCTCGTAGCAGTAGTATCAGATATCGCTAGTGGGTTGAATGAGGATAGGAGAGGACTGAGGAAGGTTCTGGACATGGCTAAGAAGCACGAGTTCGACGTTCTCGTTGTTGCCTACAGGGATAGGTTAACAAGGTTTGGCTTCACCTACCTCCACGAGGTGTTCAAAGCCTACGGCGTTGACGTAGTTGTTGCTTTCCAGGAGGAGCCGAAGGACTACATGCAGGAGCTTGTTGAAGACATGATCGAGATAGTCACGTCTTTTGCGGCAAAGATATACGGTAAGAGAAGCCATGGGTATGAGAAGCTGGTGAAGTGCGTTGAAGAATCGACCAGAGATTCTTGAGAGAACAGTGGTACTGGTATCACCAGAGCTTACGAGCAAGAAGCTCACAGTCCTCAGCTACGTTTACAAAGCCTATGGAGAGATGCTGAGAGAAGCACTAGACTACATGTACACCAAAGGCACAACCTCATGGGTGAAAGCGAAGAAAGAACCCTACAAGTACTTTAGGGAGAAGTACCCAGAGCTACCATCACACTACATTCATGAAGCAGTACGCGACGCATCTACTAGGCTGAAGTCTTTCCTCAAGCTGGAGAAGAAAGGTCTTGCTTACACGGACAAGCCAGAGGTGAGAACGTGGAGTGTTGGCTGTGATAACCAGATGTGGAAGCACACTCTACAAGGAGTTTCAGTAGCTACCCACATGGGATGGGTAAAAGTACCGTTGCTACTCCACAAGCAGTTCTACAGATACCACAATACTGGATGGGTTCTCAGAAGCTCCTGTAGGTGGAAGCTTGAGAGCAAGAGGCTCAAGCTCTACGTGGTGTTCTCCAGGAGTGCTAAGCAAGAGGAAAACTACGGCAAGGTTGTCGGTGTGGATGTAAACGAGAACAACGTAACTCTACTCATACTACCCGATCGCAGGGCTATCACGATCGTAACCAACCACAGCAGGATTGTCCTGGGCTACGCCTACAGGAGGAGAATTCTCCAGAAAAAGCATGGAAATAACACGAGGTCTCTCAGGATAGCTTT is a window from the Zestosphaera sp. genome containing:
- a CDS encoding HD family hydrolase — protein: MRLERISNLKYVVRSGWVIRGVPNSIAETVAGHTFEVTLIGMYLADVLNSECDTVSVEKVLRMSLLHDVPEVVIGDIVKLVKSRAPELFNGVELEAMSELGLRDYAELLEDLNRGGSPEARLVKLSDAVATYLQGLRYLKTGYGNVAEIVANTKNTIERILDIWIPDACIPTLRKTLRMIGVEV
- a CDS encoding transposase; translation: MKNRPEILERTVVLVSPELTSKKLTVLSYVYKAYGEMLREALDYMYTKGTTSWVKAKKEPYKYFREKYPELPSHYIHEAVRDASTRLKSFLKLEKKGLAYTDKPEVRTWSVGCDNQMWKHTLQGVSVATHMGWVKVPLLLHKQFYRYHNTGWVLRSSCRWKLESKRLKLYVVFSRSAKQEENYGKVVGVDVNENNVTLLILPDRRAITIVTNHSRIVLGYAYRRRILQKKHGNNTRSLRIAFRKLREKHVKRDLRNKVASFVIKVAREERAVVVLEKLPKRFQDRA